The following proteins come from a genomic window of Nicotiana tomentosiformis chromosome 12, ASM39032v3, whole genome shotgun sequence:
- the LOC138902872 gene encoding uncharacterized protein has product MEGKKVLLKVLPMKGLMRFGKKGKLSLRFIASLEVFERVGKVAYRFALPPSLARVHPVFHFRYFGSTMKKSHVLDFSTVQLDEKLTYEEELVVIVDRQVQKLRSKDISSVKVLWKGQQTEEGYLGVRI; this is encoded by the coding sequence ATGGAGGGCAAAAAGGTACTTTTAAAAGTTTTGCCTATGAAAGGtttgatgagatttgggaaaaagggaaaGTTAAGCCTGAGGTTTATTGCTTCGCTTGAGGTGTTCGAGAGAGTTGGGAAGGTTGCTTATAGGTTTgcattacctcccagcctagcaagaGTACATCCGGTATTTCACTTTCGGTACTTTGGAAGTACCATGAAGAAGTCACATGTtctggacttcagcacggtgcaaCTTGATGAAAAATTGACATATGAAGAAGAGCTAGTGGTTATTGtagataggcaggttcaaaagttgagatctAAGGACATTTCTTCCGTGAAAGTGCTTTGGAAAGGGCAGCAAACTGAGGAGGGTTACTTGGGAGTCCGAATCTGA